In the genome of Mesosutterella faecium, the window GGCAACGGGCTGTTCGGCTCGGCCGAGCAGACCGGATCGGTGGGCGTGGTGACGATCAACACGGCCCGCCTCGGCTACCTCTTCAAGAACGACCGCGAGGGCCTCTACCGGCGGCTTGACCATCTGCTCGAGCTCGCCCGCGACTCGCTCGAAATCAAGCGCAAGGTGATCCAGCGGCACATCGACGCCGGGCTCTTCCCGTACACGAAGCGCTACCTCGGTACGCTGCGCAACCACTTCTCGACGATCGGCGTGAACGGCATGAACGAGATGATCCGCAACTTCACGAACGATCAGCACGACATCACCGATGACTGGGGGCATCAGTTCGCGCTCGACTTCCTGGACCACGTGCGCGAGCGCATGGTGGAGTTCCAGACAGAAACCGGCCACCTCTACAACCTCGAGGCGACGCCGGCCGAGGGCACGACCTACCGCTTCGCCAAGGAGGACCGCAAGCGCTTCCCCGACATCCTGCAGGCCGGCACCCCGGACCACCCCTACTACACGAACAGCTCCCAGCTGCCCGCGGGGTTCACCGACGATCCCTTCCTCGCCCTCGAGATGCAGGACGACCTGCAGAAAAAGTACACGGGCGGCACCGTGCTGCACCTCTACATGAACGAGGCGGTTTCCTCGGCCGAGGCCTGCCGCGACCTCGTGCGCAGGGTGCTCACGAACTTCCGCCTGCCCTACATCACCGTGACCCCCACGTTCTCGATCTGCCCGAAGCACGGCTATATCTCGGGGCGGCACGACTACTGCCCGATCTGCGACGCGGAGCTGCTCGCGAAGAAGAAGGCCCGCGCGGCTGAGGCGGCCGGAGCCGACTGAAAACAACGAGGACGCCAGCCGATGACGACAAGCGAGGACGGCGGGGAAGGCCGCGCGCCGGCCGGGTGCGAAGCGCAGGGCGGCTCTCTGCAGGGCGGGGCCCCGGAGGCCCGTGCGCTGCGGCTGGGAGCGATCACGCCCTTTACGACGATCGACTTCCCGGGGCGGCTTTCCGCGGTCGCCTTCCTGCAGGGCTGCCCCTGGGACTGCGTGTACTGCCAGAACCCGTGGCTGAGGCCCTTCAGGTTCGACCCGCGCTACGAGCACTCGAGCTGGGAGGAGCTGCAGTCGCTCCTCAGCCGCCGGCACGGGCTGCTCGACGCGGTGGTTTTCTCCGGCGGCGAGCCGCTGGCCGATCCGGCGCTTCCCGCCGCGATCCGCGAAGTGAGGAAGATGGGGTTTCTCGCCGCCGTGCACACCTGCGGGGCTTACCCGCGCGTGCTCGAGCGGATACTGCCCGAGCTCGCCTGGGTGGGGCTTGACGTGAAGGCTCCGCTCGGCGACGCGGCCGGCTTCCGGAGGATCATCCGCGCCGAGGGCGGGGCGCCGAGGACGAAGCGCTGCCTCGAGCTCCTGCTGGGCAGCGGGGTGGCGTTTGAGTGCCGCACGACCTGCCACCCGGACTTTCTTTCCGAGGCGGCGCTGCTCGAGATCGGGCAGTCGCTTGCAGAGGCGGGGGTGCGCAGCTTTGCGCTGCAGCCCTTCAGGCAGCCCCCGGGGCTCGAGTCCGAGGCGCTGTTCTCGAACTGCCCGCCCGACTATCCGTCGCACGGCCTGCAGGAGAAGCTGCGGCCGCTGTTCGACCATTTCGAAGTCCGCCGCTGAACGGCGGGGTGCGCCTGCGCTTCCTTACTGCCGCGTGAAAAAGAGCGTCCGCAGCTCCCGGGCGGCCTCGGGATTGCCGTGTTCGGCCGACAGCACGTACCAGGCTGAGGCGGTTTCGAGGTTCCTGGGCACTCCCCAGCCGTGCCGGTAGGCGTCCCCGAGGAGCTTTTCAGCGTTCGCGGAGCCCGCCTCCGAGGCCCGCTTGAGCCACCAGATCGCGTAGCGCTGGTTTTTGTGCGCGCCGTGCTCCCCGGTGAGCAGGATGCGGCCCACGTCGAAGGCGGCCCTCGGATTCCCGTTGTTGAAGGAGCGGATCAGCCACCAGATGCCCTTGACGGGCTCGCGCCGGGTGCCGACCCCCTCGAAGTAAAAAAAGGAGAGCTGCTCCTGGCAGAGCGCGTCGCCCATGATCGCGCAGGCCCGGCTGTTGTGGAACTCCGCGCGCAGCCTGGCCTCGTCGCCGCCTCCCTGCGGCTTGGGAACCGGGGTGATGAGCGCATGAAAGCGAAGCGCGGCGGCCGCCGCCGCGGCCAGCAGAAAGACTCCCGCAGTGCGCCTGAAGCGCCGCGTGAGGCTGCGGCTCACGACCTGCGGGGAGTCCGAGGCGGAAGTCATGCCCTGCCGCTGCCTGCCCGGGCCGGACGGTGGTAGAAGTGCAGCGCCGCGGAGGCCGCGGCAAGCAGCACCGCGGCCGTTCCGAAGGAGGCCGCCCAGTTGCCGTGCGTGAGCCCCGCCACGAGGTAGCCCGTGAAGGCGCAGGCCGCGATGGTGCACGAGTAGGGCAGCTGCGTCGAGACGTGGTCAATGTGGTTGCAGCCCGAGCCCGCCGAGGACAGGATGGTGGTATCGGAAATGGGCGAGCAGTGGTCTCCGAAGACGGATCCGGCGAGCGTGGCCGAAAGGATGACGATCATCATGTCGGGGGCGACGCTCTGGGCGATCGGGATCATGATCGGAATCAGGATCCCGAAGGTGCCCCAGGCCGTGCCGGTCGAAAACGAGAGGAACGCAGCCACGAGGAAGATCACCGCGGGCAGCAGAATCGCGGCCATCGAGCCCGACTGGACCAGACCCTGGATGAACTGCGGCGTCTGCAGCATGTCGCGGCACACTCCCGAGAGCGCCCAGGCGAGCACGAGGATCATGTTGGCGGGCAGCATCACCTTCACGCCTTCGACGAATCCGTTCATGTACTCGCGGAAGGAGAGCACGCCGCGCGGCACGAACATGAGCAGCGCCACGACGTGCGCTCCGAAGCAGGCCCACACGAGGGCCTTGGAGGCTGAGGTGTTGCCGAGGGCCTCCACGATCGTGTGGTACTTCGGATCGTCGCCCCAGTAGCCGCCCACATAAAGCAGGGAGAAGACCGCAAAGCCGATGAGCGCGAGGATCGGCACCACCATGTCGCACACGCGCCCCTTCGTGCCCGCGCGCTCGAGCGCGTCGGAGTTCACCACGCCGCGGCCGGCCCCGAGCGAGCGGCCTTCCATCGCCTCTTTTTCGAAGCGGCGCATCGGGCCGAAGTCATAGTTCGTCCAGCTGATGAAAATCGCGAGCGCGATGGCGAGAATCGCGTAGAAGTTCCAGGGGATGGCCGCGGTGAAGGCGGCGAGGTCGTTGCTGAAGGCCCCCGTCGACTTGAGCGAGGAGCCTACCGCGGCGGCCCAGGAGGACACCGGGGCGATGATGCACACGGGCGCGGCCGTGGTGTCCACGAGATAGGCGAGCTTGGTGCGCGAGATGTGGTGCGCGTCGGTCACGGGGCGCATCACCGTGCCGGTGGTGAGGCAGGAGAAGTAGTCGTCGATGAAGATGCAGATCCCGAGCCCCGTGGTGGAAAGCAGCGCCCCGCGCCGCGTCTTGATGCGCGACAGGGCCCAGGCCCCGTAGGCCTTGGTCGCGCCCGAAAGCGAAATGCAGTAGACGAGCGCGCCCAGCATCGAGGTAAAAAGGATGATGGTGAAGTCAAGCTTCGCGACCATCACGCCGAAGGTCGAGGAGACGGTTCCCATGACAGGGTTGGCGCCTGTGCCGAGCGCCCAGATGAGCGACCCGGAAAGTATGCCGAGCAGCAGCGAGGAGAGCACCTCCTTGCTGATGAGCGCGAGTCCGATCGCGATGATCGGGGGCAGTATCGAGAGCCAGCCCGCCGCGTAGGGAGTGATTTCCATTTTTTCTTCAGTTCCTTGGGGGTTTGTGTTCCGGTCCCGGGCGGCCTTCGCCGGGGGCAGCGTATGCGCGATTTTAAGCAACGCGTGCGCCATCCCTCAAGGCTCGGTCCCGCGGCCGGGCGTCTTTCGTCATTCAAACAAGTTACATGTAAACCCTTATTAAAAATTAATCATTAAGGTCTAGTTATTTAGTATTTACACATAAAAACATAAAGTTAACAGTTTTCTCCAGAACATCGAATTATTGATTTAAATCAAATTTATTTTATCCCCGAAGGTTATTGTTTTTTTCATGACGACAGGGCGCGAGGGCGCCTTTCGAATCACAACGGATGCTCCTTTGGAGGATTTATGAACAACATCTGCGACAGTTTCTACGGTCTGTTCATCAACAACGAATTCGTGAAGGCTTCGGACGGCGGAGCCTTCGCCTCGCACTGCCCGGTCAACGGGGAAAAGCTGGCCGACGTGGCGGCCGCCACCGCCGAGGACCTTGACCGTGCGGTCAAGGCCGCCGACGAGGCCTTCAAGACCTGGAGCCGCACATCGGCCGCGTACCGCGCGGGGCTGCTGCTGAAGATCGCCGACGCGATTGACGCTAACGCGCAGCGCCTGGCTGAAATCGAGTCGCTTGACAACGGCAAGCCCTGGCGCGAGACGAAAAACATCGACATCCCGGCCGGCTCCGACCACTTCCGCTATTTCGCGGGGGCGCTGCGCGCGGCCGAGGGCCGCGCCGCGCAGATCGACGAGAACACGCTCTCGCTCGTGCTCCACGAGCCGATCGGCGTGGTGGGCCAGATCGTGCCCTGGAACTTCCCCTTCCTCATGGCCTGCTGGAAGCTCGCCCCGGCGCTTGCGGCCGGCGACACGATCGTGTTCAAGCCCGCCTCGGCCACGCCGCTGAGCATTCTCGAGCTGGCCAAGCTCCTGAAGGAGATCCTCCCCGCCGGCGTCGTGAACGTCCTGCCGGGCTCCGGCCGCGTGCTGGGTGAGGCGATGCTGCACCACCCGGGCTTCGCGAAGCTCGCCTTCACGGGCTCCACTTCGGTGGGCCGCAACGTGGGGCTGGCCGCCGCGCAGCGCATCATTCCCGCCACGCTCGAGCTGGGCGGCAAGTCCGCGAACATCGTCTTTGACGACTGCAATTTCGACAAGGCGATCGAAGGCGCGCAGATGGGCATCCTGTTCAACCAGGGCCAGGTCTGCTGCGCCGGCTCGAGGCTGCTCGTTCAGGACACGATCCTCGACCGGTTCGTTGCGGCGCTGAAGAAGGAGTTCGAGTCCGTGAAGGTCGGCCTGCCCTGGGAGCCGGGCGTGCAGATGGGCGCGCAGGTCGACGAGAGGCAGGTGAAGACCATTCTCGACTATGTCGAGATAGGCCGGAAGGAGGGCGCCACGGTGCTCACGGGCGGCCGCCGCCTCACCGAAAACGGCCTGGACAAGGGCTGCTTTGTCGCCCCCACGATCCTCACCAACGTGAACAACAGCATGCGCGTGGCCCAGGAGGAGATCTTCGGGCCGGTGGTGGTCGTGATCCCGTTCCACACCGAGGAGGAGGCCGTTGCGATCGCGAACGACTCCAAGTACGGTCTGGGCGGCGCGGTCTGGACGCAGGACATCAACCGGGCGCTGCGCGTCGCAAAGGGCGTGCGCACCGGCCGCATGTGGGTGAACACCTACAACGAGCTGCCGGCCCACGCTCCGTTCGGCGGCTACAAGGAGTCGGGCATCGGCCGCGAGACCTACCTGTCGATCCTGAACGCCTACACGCAGACGAAGAACATCTTCATTTCGCTCTCTGAAAAGAGGATGGGCATGTACTGACGTCCGGGCGCCGGCCTCCGGCCTTCGGGCCGGGGCGGCTGCGGTGAGGCGCAACAGCCGGGAGCGGGGCTTCAACTGAAGGGGAGCCGTCACCGCATTCCCGGCTTTTTTTATTTTGAAACCAAATGTTAGGGAAACTCCGCCCGGGGCTTTGAGGGGGTACAATTAGCCTTGTCTTAGAAGGCATCCCACCCCGTCCCGGTTTCAGGTGAATCGGACGGAATCCACCGCCGGCCGCTGCGTCAGCAGGCCGGCGCTCCGTAAAAGTTCCCCTTCCAGTACCTGAAGCCTCCGGCAGGGGGCGCCGGCGTCTCTTTTGCTCGCGCCGGCCTCTCGGTCCCGCCCCTCTGTCACGCTTTTGACAGATTGCTGTCATGGAAGCGCCATCCGTGGCGGGCACAATGGGCATGGTTCCAAGACAGCAGCAGTTCAATCTCTCCGCCAGTAAAGCAGGCGGTACAAAAACAAGAAGGTAATAAAAAATGATGGAAAAGAAAATGAATGAAAAGAAGGGACTTGCCCATGACTCGCTCGCCGCGCTCGCGGTGAGGCGCTACGGGCTGGCCTCCAGGGCCCGGCAGACCTGCAGGGCGTTCTCCGACAGCGGCCGCGACAACTACCGCGACATCGCCTGGCGCGAGGCGGTCAGGGGGCTTGACGACTTCATGAAGGAGCGCGCGCTCTGATTCTTCAGAGCCCAAAGCCCGGGGCCTTCAAAGGCCCTGAGCGGCACAAGGCGGCTTCGCCCCGGAAAAGGGCAGGCCGCCTTTTTGCTGCCCGGCCTTTCGAGGGCCCTCCCTCCCTTGTATCATCAGCTCGTAAGGGAAGGACGGGCGTCCTTCACAGGTTGGTTTCGTTTATTTCAGCACAGGGGGGTAAGGATGTCCAAAGCGAGCGTTTTCTTTGCCGACGGGTTTGAGGAGATTGAGGCCCTCACGGCGGTGGACCTGCTGCGCCGGGGAGGCGTGCAGGTGGACATGGTCTCGTTGGGCGAAGGGCTTGAGCGCACGGGCGCGCACGGTGTGAAGGTGCTCTGCGAGCTCTCGCTCGCCCAGGCCCGCTGGGATTCGGCCGACATGCTCGTTCTTCCGGGAGGCTGGCCCGGCGCGGAAAACCTTTGCCGCTCGGAGCCGCTTCGCGCGAAGCTGCTGGAGTTTGCGGCCGATCCCCGGCGCTGGATCGGGGCGATCTGCGCCGCGCCCTACGTGCTCGGGTCCCTCGGGCTGCTGCGGGGGCGCCGCGCGACCTGCTATCCCGGCTTTGAAGAAAAGCTTGGCGGCGCCGTGGCCACCGGCGCCCGGGTGGAGCGCGACGGCCGCATCATCACGGGCCGGGGCCCGGGAGTCGCCACGGAGTTCGCGCTCGCTCTGCTTGAGGCGCTCGAAGGCGCGCAGAAGGCCGGGGAAGTGCGCGACGGTCTCGCGCTTTAGCCCGCAAAGAGCCCTGCGCCCTTTCGCGCGGGGCTTCAGTCCGCCATCGGCCGCAGCTCCGAAGGCCGGTAGTTCTCGAGTTTCGTGCAGACGGAGCGCCCCGGGCCGTCGAGCCAGTCGTAGACCGGCTCGAACAGCGGAGCGCGCGCAATGATGGTCCTGCCGCTTTTCTCGATGAGCCCCGCGCGCTGCCAGCCCGCGAGGATCCGGCTCACGCTCACCCGGGTGAGGTTGACGATCGAGCCGAGCTGCGAGTTGTTCAGCAGCAGCGGCAGCACCGTTCCTTCCTGCCGGATCGGCAGCCCGTAGACGGCCAGCAGCACCTTGAAGAGCACGCGCAGCCGCATCTCGGGCTCCAGCGAGAAATTGGCCGCCATGCCCTCGATGTGCGACTCCTCCTTGGCCGTGATGTCATGCATCAGGGCCCGCCCGAACTCCGGGCTGCGGGCGGCCTCCTCTTCGAGCGTCCCGGGCGGCATCGCCAGCACCACGCTGTCCTGCCAGGCCCGGGTGCGCACGTTCACCCGCTCGTCGACGGCGGCGGAAATGTCGCACATGCTCCGCCCGGGCACGATCAGCGAGAGCGTGGAGGCGCTGCCGCGCACGAGGTTCGGAATCTCGTAGGCGCACAGCCCCCGCAGCAGGAAGAAGCACTTCGGGTGCTCCCCGCCGCTTTTGAGCACGTCGCGCTTTTTCACGTTCAGGAGCACGCCGCGGCGCCGGTAGAGCTGCGCGATGGGCTCGGGAACCGCCGGCGCGACCCAGGGAAGGCTCTGGAAAATCAAACGCATGTCGGCCTCAGGGGAGGTTTCGGGGGTGAGTCCGTGCAAAACTGTAACTCAAGTCCCGGGACCTGTAAATTTTTGTATAAGACGTTACATTATTATCCGGCCTCTCTCCAGATAATTAAACAAGCCGCCGGGAGTAAGTCCGGCGGGGGAACCCGAATTAATTCCAAAGGAGAGAGACCAAATGAAATGCAGGAACGTCATTCTCGCCGCGGCGCTCGCCGCTGCGTTTGCGACCCCCGCGCTGGCTGCTGACCGCACGCTCAGCACCGACATCGTCGTGATCGGCGCGGGCTGCGGCGGAACCGCCGCGGGCGAGGCCGCCATCGAAAAGGGCGCCAAGGTGATCATGCTTGAAAAGCAGGGCATCACGGGCGGTACCTGCAAGTTCTCCGAGGGCATCATGGCCGTCGAGTCCAAGATGCAGCGCGACTGGAACTACGGCCTTACGAAGGACCAGGCCTTCCAGATGATCATGCGCTACGGACACTGGCGCGGCAACGGCCGCGTGGTGCGCACCTTCGTCGAGAAGACGGCGAGCACGATCGACTGGATGCAGTCGAACGGCGTCGAGTTTGAGAAGCTCTTCTCCAACTACCCCGACGGCCTCTACACCTGGCACATCTACAAGGGCCGCGGCGCGGGCTGGCTCGCGAAGTACCAGGACCGCTTCGTGAAGCAGGGCGGGCAGTTGCTGCTCAACACCCCGGCCACCGCCCTGATCCAGGGCAAGGACGGCGTCGTGCGCGGCGTGATCGCCACTGAGAAGGACGGCAGCCGCCTCACCATCAACGCGAAGGCCGTGATCATCGCGACCGGCGGCTTCGGCGCCAACAAGGAAATGATGCAGAAGTACATGCGCTTCCCGGGCGTGGACGGGCTGGCCCAGACCGGCAAGACCGGCGACGGCATCCAGATGGCCTGGAAGGCCGGTGCCGACAAGGACGGCACGGAAGTTCAGGCCTCTTACCGTCCGGGCCCGAAGGGCGTGGGCACCACCAACCAGGTGGCCGCCTCCGCCAAGCAGCCTCACCTCTGGCTCAATCCGCACGGCGACCGCTTCGTCGACGAGACCGTGATGCTCGAGTGGCCCTTCGCCGGCAACGCGCTTGAGAGGAACGGCGGCAAGATGTGGGTCGTGTACGACTCCGACACGCTCAACTACATGAAGACCAAGGGCATCGACCTGGGCGTGGGCGTCATGGTCCCGGTCGCCACCAAGCTCACGAAGTTCGACCAGGAATGGGCCGCTGCCGAGGCGGCGGGCTGGGCCAAGCGCGCCGGCACGCTCGACGAGCTCGCGGCGAAGACCGGCATGGATCCGAAGCTGCTCAAGAAGAACGTCGATGAGTACAACGGCTACGCCGACATCCGCCACGACGGCCTGTTCGCGAAGAACGCGAAGTACCTCCGTCCGGTCCGCAAGGCGCCGTTCTACGCGATCCAGCTCGTGGCGACCTCGCTGGGGACGCTGGGCGGCATCAAGATCGACGACAAGTGGGAAGTGGTCCGTCCCGATGGCAGCGCGATCAAGGGCCTGTATGCGGCCGGCAACGACGCGGGCGGCATGTACGGCGACTCCTACGACCTGCTGATGGCCGGCTCGACGATCGCCTGGGCCGTGAACGGCGGGCGCATCGCGGCTGAAAGCGCTGTGAAGTACATCGGAAAATAAGAAGAAAGAGAAGAATCTCTCCGCTGCTTTTTCCGGCCCCTTTCCGCGCCGCTTCCCCCTTTCTGAGGGAAAGGCGGAGCGGAAGGGGCCGCGGAAAGCTCTGCAGCCCGCCTTCGCCGGCGGGCTT includes:
- a CDS encoding FAD-dependent oxidoreductase, producing the protein MKCRNVILAAALAAAFATPALAADRTLSTDIVVIGAGCGGTAAGEAAIEKGAKVIMLEKQGITGGTCKFSEGIMAVESKMQRDWNYGLTKDQAFQMIMRYGHWRGNGRVVRTFVEKTASTIDWMQSNGVEFEKLFSNYPDGLYTWHIYKGRGAGWLAKYQDRFVKQGGQLLLNTPATALIQGKDGVVRGVIATEKDGSRLTINAKAVIIATGGFGANKEMMQKYMRFPGVDGLAQTGKTGDGIQMAWKAGADKDGTEVQASYRPGPKGVGTTNQVAASAKQPHLWLNPHGDRFVDETVMLEWPFAGNALERNGGKMWVVYDSDTLNYMKTKGIDLGVGVMVPVATKLTKFDQEWAAAEAAGWAKRAGTLDELAAKTGMDPKLLKKNVDEYNGYADIRHDGLFAKNAKYLRPVRKAPFYAIQLVATSLGTLGGIKIDDKWEVVRPDGSAIKGLYAAGNDAGGMYGDSYDLLMAGSTIAWAVNGGRIAAESAVKYIGK
- a CDS encoding tetratricopeptide repeat protein, which encodes MTSASDSPQVVSRSLTRRFRRTAGVFLLAAAAAAALRFHALITPVPKPQGGGDEARLRAEFHNSRACAIMGDALCQEQLSFFYFEGVGTRREPVKGIWWLIRSFNNGNPRAAFDVGRILLTGEHGAHKNQRYAIWWLKRASEAGSANAEKLLGDAYRHGWGVPRNLETASAWYVLSAEHGNPEAARELRTLFFTRQ
- a CDS encoding Na+/H+ antiporter NhaC family protein, whose protein sequence is MEITPYAAGWLSILPPIIAIGLALISKEVLSSLLLGILSGSLIWALGTGANPVMGTVSSTFGVMVAKLDFTIILFTSMLGALVYCISLSGATKAYGAWALSRIKTRRGALLSTTGLGICIFIDDYFSCLTTGTVMRPVTDAHHISRTKLAYLVDTTAAPVCIIAPVSSWAAAVGSSLKSTGAFSNDLAAFTAAIPWNFYAILAIALAIFISWTNYDFGPMRRFEKEAMEGRSLGAGRGVVNSDALERAGTKGRVCDMVVPILALIGFAVFSLLYVGGYWGDDPKYHTIVEALGNTSASKALVWACFGAHVVALLMFVPRGVLSFREYMNGFVEGVKVMLPANMILVLAWALSGVCRDMLQTPQFIQGLVQSGSMAAILLPAVIFLVAAFLSFSTGTAWGTFGILIPIMIPIAQSVAPDMMIVILSATLAGSVFGDHCSPISDTTILSSAGSGCNHIDHVSTQLPYSCTIAACAFTGYLVAGLTHGNWAASFGTAAVLLAAASAALHFYHRPARAGSGRA
- a CDS encoding aldehyde dehydrogenase family protein, whose protein sequence is MNNICDSFYGLFINNEFVKASDGGAFASHCPVNGEKLADVAAATAEDLDRAVKAADEAFKTWSRTSAAYRAGLLLKIADAIDANAQRLAEIESLDNGKPWRETKNIDIPAGSDHFRYFAGALRAAEGRAAQIDENTLSLVLHEPIGVVGQIVPWNFPFLMACWKLAPALAAGDTIVFKPASATPLSILELAKLLKEILPAGVVNVLPGSGRVLGEAMLHHPGFAKLAFTGSTSVGRNVGLAAAQRIIPATLELGGKSANIVFDDCNFDKAIEGAQMGILFNQGQVCCAGSRLLVQDTILDRFVAALKKEFESVKVGLPWEPGVQMGAQVDERQVKTILDYVEIGRKEGATVLTGGRRLTENGLDKGCFVAPTILTNVNNSMRVAQEEIFGPVVVVIPFHTEEEAVAIANDSKYGLGGAVWTQDINRALRVAKGVRTGRMWVNTYNELPAHAPFGGYKESGIGRETYLSILNAYTQTKNIFISLSEKRMGMY
- a CDS encoding anaerobic ribonucleoside-triphosphate reductase activating protein → MTTSEDGGEGRAPAGCEAQGGSLQGGAPEARALRLGAITPFTTIDFPGRLSAVAFLQGCPWDCVYCQNPWLRPFRFDPRYEHSSWEELQSLLSRRHGLLDAVVFSGGEPLADPALPAAIREVRKMGFLAAVHTCGAYPRVLERILPELAWVGLDVKAPLGDAAGFRRIIRAEGGAPRTKRCLELLLGSGVAFECRTTCHPDFLSEAALLEIGQSLAEAGVRSFALQPFRQPPGLESEALFSNCPPDYPSHGLQEKLRPLFDHFEVRR
- a CDS encoding DJ-1 family glyoxalase III — encoded protein: MSKASVFFADGFEEIEALTAVDLLRRGGVQVDMVSLGEGLERTGAHGVKVLCELSLAQARWDSADMLVLPGGWPGAENLCRSEPLRAKLLEFAADPRRWIGAICAAPYVLGSLGLLRGRRATCYPGFEEKLGGAVATGARVERDGRIITGRGPGVATEFALALLEALEGAQKAGEVRDGLAL
- a CDS encoding Crp/Fnr family transcriptional regulator is translated as MRLIFQSLPWVAPAVPEPIAQLYRRRGVLLNVKKRDVLKSGGEHPKCFFLLRGLCAYEIPNLVRGSASTLSLIVPGRSMCDISAAVDERVNVRTRAWQDSVVLAMPPGTLEEEAARSPEFGRALMHDITAKEESHIEGMAANFSLEPEMRLRVLFKVLLAVYGLPIRQEGTVLPLLLNNSQLGSIVNLTRVSVSRILAGWQRAGLIEKSGRTIIARAPLFEPVYDWLDGPGRSVCTKLENYRPSELRPMAD